The following proteins are encoded in a genomic region of Zea mays cultivar B73 chromosome 9, Zm-B73-REFERENCE-NAM-5.0, whole genome shotgun sequence:
- the LOC118473444 gene encoding uncharacterized protein, giving the protein MVSCQARQSFNLFFYFTSQFHLLPLHFQVPEISNSAVELNGVLLNHALVTFRELLLKCAQHYSWYVLRAIYVTKGSKLLPPSFASIFYDSASSVLDVFFDPSDGSLNVPGLTIGMFKFISKNMKSGGFSGTKRYLGDLGKTVKTASSNALFAAVTEISDSVVRGAETNGLNGMVTGFPTLFFCYFCMQMLEEDVAVPVSSANEAPKDTTKMDTDDAPSDPVSGTDVNVHEPDTTEAAPAAENGAENPEEKSVPMETDAKVEPSERKVKRTSVPVHALVYGALAVADLQKAVEKEYEMALQDRVMEETKEKKNVVEAYVYDMRNKLYDRYNDFVTPEEKG; this is encoded by the exons ATGGTAAGTTGCCAGGCTAGGCAATCATTCAACCTCTTTTTTTACTTCACATCACAGTTTCATCTCTTACCTCTTCATTTTCAGGTGCCTGAAATTAGCAACTCAGCTGTGGAGCTCAATGGGGTTCTCCTAAATCATGCTTTAGTTACATTTCGTGAGCTACTTCTAAAATGCGCTCAGCACTACTCATG GTATGTATTAAGGGCAATTTATGTAACAAAGGGAAGCAAATTGCTTCCTCCATCTTTTGCCTCAATTTTTTATGACTCTGCTTCATCTGTTCTTGATGTCTTCTTCGACCCTTCTGATGGATCGCTCAACGTCCCTGGCCTTACCATAG GCATGTTTAAATTTATAAGCAAGAACATGAAGTCGGGTGGTTTTTCTGGAACAAAACGGTACCTTGGTGATCTCGGGAAAACT GTTAAAACTGCAAGTTCGAACGCTCTCTTTGCTGCTGTCACAGAAATTTCAGATAGTGTTGTTAGAGGAGCGGAAACAAATGGTTTGAATGGCATG GTTACTGGTTTCCCAACACTGTTTTTTTGCTATTTTTGCATGCAGATGCTCGAGGAGGATGTGGCAGTTCCAGTCTCATCTGCTAATGAAGCTCCAAAGGATACTACAAAGATGGACACAGATGATGCACCAAGTGATCCTGTCTCTGGAACTGATGTGAATGTGCATGAGCCTGATACTACTGAGGCTGCTCCTGCAGCTGAAAATGGAGCAGAAAATCCCGAGGAAAAATCTGTTCCAATGGAAACTGATGCAAAG GTTGAGCCATCAGAAAGGAAAGTTAAGAGAACTTCTGTTCCGGTCCATGCATTGGTCTATGGTGCCTTGGCTGTAGCTGACCTGCAGAAGGCTGTAGAGAAAGAGTATGAGATGGCTCTTCAGGACAGAGTAATGGAAGAAACCAAAGAGAAGAAAAATGTTGTGGAAGCTTATGTCTATGACATGCGTAACAAG CTCTACGATAGATACAACGATTTTGTGACACCTGAGGAGAAGGGTTGA